The following coding sequences are from one Bacillota bacterium window:
- a CDS encoding HAD family hydrolase has protein sequence MGSGNPTSSPPRDPDPEKIVLRLIIEEAKERLAKGRLVEAYDWDDIVTCVAENLARKAQAGSPPPLDVAALVRYYCGLPDMIALLPGAREALSSLKQEGYTLGVVTNGYRRYQLPVLQALGIDGFFDAIVTPEEIRAAKPEARIFQAAWGSSLTPLHVGDDPVHDVWGARSAGGYSVWLHRDLPEDLRCELPEGRPRCGGFASVRDKAYTGVLSVEAFGVPAEACVPHAVIETLEELPELLRRLKARDALANS, from the coding sequence GTGGGCAGCGGAAACCCCACCTCCTCCCCGCCGCGCGACCCCGACCCCGAGAAGATCGTGCTGCGTCTAATAATCGAGGAGGCGAAGGAGCGGCTCGCCAAGGGGCGTCTCGTGGAGGCGTACGACTGGGACGACATCGTGACGTGTGTCGCCGAAAACCTCGCCCGCAAGGCACAGGCGGGCAGCCCACCTCCTCTCGACGTGGCGGCCCTCGTGCGTTACTACTGCGGACTGCCTGACATGATCGCCCTCCTGCCTGGAGCGCGCGAAGCACTGAGTTCTCTCAAGCAGGAAGGGTATACCCTAGGGGTAGTGACGAACGGCTACCGAAGATACCAGCTCCCTGTCTTACAGGCTCTGGGAATAGATGGCTTCTTCGACGCGATAGTCACGCCGGAGGAGATTCGAGCGGCAAAACCCGAAGCTCGCATATTCCAGGCGGCGTGGGGCAGCAGCCTCACCCCGCTCCACGTGGGAGACGATCCGGTACACGACGTGTGGGGCGCCCGGTCAGCGGGCGGGTATTCGGTCTGGTTGCACCGCGACTTGCCCGAGGATTTGCGCTGCGAGCTCCCGGAGGGAAGGCCACGCTGCGGGGGCTTCGCCAGCGTACGAGACAAGGCGTATACCGGCGTGCTCAGCGTCGAAGCGTTCGGAGTCCCGGCCGAGGCCTGTGTGCCTCATGCGGTGATAGAGACGCTGGAGGAACTGCCGGAACTGCTCCGGAGACTGAAGGCCCGCGACGCGTTGGCCAACAGCTAG
- a CDS encoding sugar ABC transporter substrate-binding protein: MLSHSLKMKWSLLALVALTVAAVLGSLPLAAQAAAAAQKPITITWWINPWRITPPGFPADKAVTAEDFPKWASEEFMKLHPNVTVKYEVVTNAGFDQKVAAAILAGNPPDVLRPIGFKQEWVKQGLLEPIDEYLTAEDKEDFYRYALDVGKVGNHYYLFPWNNSNNGMGSTLLLNPAIFKERNVSLPPLPDRGWTVDEFLNAARKLTFDRNGDGKTDVYALSFPAKDLYVMMGWMHVFGARLFNASETEVVLNSPEGVRALEFIVDCIYKYKIAPEGAAGMGIYDSINMFHQGLTAIGYGGPYEIGRIDRYVKEGQLKEAFPVHIARYPHLPEVGPIAYHTSGGFVVFRQRDPEKKKVVMEFARFLTNKENTALLKSLLYVTARKSVNKDLYKGSPFEKEVDTYVRAIENGIPYFGSANISTEPIDKHLQAMFEAALARTKTPKQALDDFVREANRALFNK, from the coding sequence GTGTTGTCTCACAGCCTGAAGATGAAGTGGTCTTTACTGGCTCTGGTCGCTCTCACCGTCGCCGCGGTTCTGGGGAGCCTGCCGCTCGCTGCCCAGGCTGCCGCTGCGGCACAGAAACCCATAACCATCACGTGGTGGATCAATCCTTGGCGGATCACGCCTCCGGGCTTCCCGGCGGACAAGGCGGTTACGGCGGAGGACTTTCCGAAGTGGGCAAGCGAGGAGTTCATGAAGCTCCATCCCAACGTCACCGTGAAGTACGAGGTCGTGACCAACGCCGGATTCGACCAGAAAGTCGCAGCCGCGATTCTGGCCGGCAATCCTCCCGACGTGCTCAGGCCCATAGGCTTCAAGCAGGAGTGGGTGAAGCAGGGGTTGCTGGAGCCCATCGATGAGTACCTCACTGCGGAGGACAAGGAGGACTTCTATAGGTACGCCCTGGATGTCGGGAAAGTCGGAAACCATTACTATCTCTTCCCGTGGAATAACAGCAATAACGGCATGGGAAGCACACTGCTGCTGAATCCCGCGATCTTCAAGGAGCGGAACGTCAGTCTCCCGCCGCTCCCGGACCGCGGATGGACCGTGGACGAGTTCCTGAACGCCGCCCGCAAACTCACGTTTGATCGGAACGGGGACGGCAAGACCGACGTGTACGCCCTGAGCTTCCCCGCGAAGGACCTCTACGTCATGATGGGTTGGATGCATGTCTTCGGGGCCAGGCTCTTCAACGCCTCCGAGACGGAGGTCGTGCTCAACAGCCCCGAAGGAGTCCGCGCGCTGGAGTTCATCGTGGACTGCATCTACAAGTACAAGATCGCGCCCGAGGGCGCAGCCGGCATGGGGATCTACGACTCCATCAACATGTTCCACCAGGGGCTCACGGCCATCGGTTACGGTGGGCCGTACGAGATCGGCCGCATAGACAGGTATGTGAAAGAGGGTCAGCTCAAGGAGGCTTTCCCCGTCCACATCGCGCGTTACCCGCACCTCCCCGAGGTAGGCCCGATAGCGTATCATACGAGCGGCGGATTCGTCGTCTTCCGGCAGCGTGACCCCGAGAAGAAGAAGGTCGTCATGGAGTTCGCCCGCTTCCTGACGAACAAGGAAAACACTGCCTTGCTCAAGTCGCTCCTTTACGTCACGGCGCGTAAGTCCGTCAACAAGGACCTGTATAAGGGCTCGCCTTTCGAAAAAGAGGTAGATACTTACGTCAGGGCCATTGAGAACGGTATCCCCTACTTCGGGTCCGCGAACATCAGCACAGAGCCCATCGACAAACACCTCCAGGCTATGTTTGAGGCGGCGCTCGCGAGAACCAAGACGCCCAAGCAGGCCTTGGATGATTTCGTTCGCGAGGCGAATCGCGCGCTGTTCAACAAGTAG